TTACATCGCGCTCGCCGGCAACGCCTGAGCGCCCCTTCAGGCCGCAGCCTTCTCAACGACATTCAGGGCGTGCCCTGCCATTGCCCGCCGTTCCGAATCGTCGGCGACCGGCTTCGCGCCCTGAGATCGTGATGTCATCATTTCAACACGGAGAATGTTGACATGTTTCGTGTCGAATGAGATGTTGTCCTCAGGTCGAGATACATCGCCCAACGCGACGGTGACGATTGGAGACTACGAGGAAAGCAGATGTCCATCCCACGCATAAAGTCCAATTTCCACGACCACGTGGAGGAACTCTTCTCGGCCGATTTGCTGCGATCGAGCGACACGGAAAATCAGACGGCGCTGAAGACGTTTCTCTCCTCCACCTATTCGAGCCTCGCCTCGCTGGCCTGGCATTTGGGCGCTGACGGTGACGTTTTTCAGCGCGAAGCCGTGCCTGCGTCGGAAATCACCGACGACGCCTTCTTCGAAATAGCCCGCGAGCGCGAGTTTGCGGGCGTTCGGGCCGACAACACGCAAAGTTCTCATGGAACGCACAACCACCGTCAGCAATTCGGGAGATTCCTATGATGCGCGCCGAGACCTATGCCGTCGTCAATCTCGCCGCCTTGAATCTCATCGAGGCGATAAGCGCCGCCTATTACGTCACCGAGGAGGAAGCTGCCGCCCGCCACGAGTTTCGCGCGCGCCAGATGCTGAAGAAGGTCGCCGCTGCATTGGGGTACGAAGTGGCCACGGTCGTCCGCACCGATGGAGTCGCAGACGAGCCTAAAAAGGATTGCTTCTCCGGCCATCCCGGCCTCAGCCTCGTGCCCATGCCTCATGAAAGGAAGATTGAGATATAGTTTAGCTATGTCCAAGGTCGCGGCTGGAGCGGACATGATCGCCGACGTCTCGGAAAGATCCTACGAACCGTTGACCTTGGCGGATCTGAGGATGATCGCCTCGGCCGCCATGCGAAGTGTCAGCGCCATTTTCGATCGTGCAAAAGTGGCCGGCCTCTATCGCGATCGTCTGCTCCTGCTGGCCCTCGCGCAGGGAAGCGCGCTCCACTACCTCGATGGCGCGAACGGCATAAAGGATTTCGACGTGTGGGCCTACTTCGAGGCCGGTCCCGCAAAACCGTTTCCGCACAGGAAACGGTGGTGCAGCGACCTCGGCCCGACGCGCTTCGGCAGACACCCCGACGATCTCGGCTATTCCGGCCGCCGCCTCGATCTCATGGGCCGATCGATCGAAATGGTCAGCGACGAAGACGCCGAGGACGCCGTGCGGCGATGGCTGGCCTCAAACGCAAGATCGGCCGTCGCCCTACGGCAAAAGCCGGTGTTCTGCCTATTCCCAGAGAGTTCCTTCGGCAAGCGGATCAACTAATGCATGTGGCACGAAAGGTGCGCAGCGCTTTTGGGATAACGAGATGCGCTCAGTCATCGTCTGGAGGGCACGGCCACTTGTCAGGCGCCGCAAGACCAGCGGGAAGTTTCGTTGCAGCATCGCCACAAGCGAGATCGATTTGATCCTGCGTAAGACCCGTTGCAGCCGAAAGGTCTAGCCCCTCGATCCTTGTCAGGAACAGAAAGGCGCGGTCGAAATCGATCGGACCCTCGAAAACTGCGCCGCTCAGATCGGCACGCGAGAGATTGGCCACGGAAAAGCGCGTTCCAGTCACAACAGCCTTGCCGAAATTGGCGCGGCCGAGTTCGGCCTTCTCGAAATCGGCTCCCGTCAGCCGCGCCCCAGAAAAATCGGCGCGCTGCAACTCGGAACTGACGAACAATGCACTCTCGGCGGAAATGCCGGAGAAGTTGCCACGATAGCCCTCGACTCTGGAAAAGTTCGCTTTATCGGCCTTGGCGCCGGCGAGCGAGGCCCGCACCAATGTGGCCTTCTCCAGATTTGCCGCGGTGAGATCAGCGCCGCTCAGATCCGTGGAGGCAAAATCCGTATCGACCAGATTGCCGCCTTTCAGGTCGCTGCCGCCGATCATCAGTTGCCGTTTGTTGCAATCCTGCCAGTCAACCCCGGGTCCCGGCAGGCTCTTGCAATCCGCCGCCGCCGCGCTGCAGGCAAGGCCCGATACGGTGAGCCCGATCAGGCATAAAACGATGCCGCGCCGCTTCACGGCCCAGCTTGGCCGCCACCCTGCATGCTTGGCCGATGCCGATGCCCACAAGACCATGTCAATCGCCCCCTGAGAGGATCTCTATTTTATTATTCAACGCGCTGCGACGAAAGCCGGTCGCCGCCTCCTGCCGAGCGCGGCTTTCCTGCGCCCTGGCACGCACGGCCAAGGCGGCCGGCATCCGCCGGATTGGGAGCACCGATCCCGGCTTTTGCCGCTTATGCTTCGACCGCCTGAATCGCGGAGACCTGCCAGTCGCCGCCCCGCTTGCGCGCGAAAGTCCACAGTTCCACGGCTTCGGTCGGCCGTTCGGCATCGCCGCTGACGATGCGGCCGGTTGCGCGGTCGCGCATCACGTCGATGCTCTCGTAGCGCATGGCAACAGTCGCATAGTCGGTGCCGCTCTCGTTCCAGGCCTCGGCCACGTCGCCCTGGACGAGGTGAACCTCGCGAACGTCGTTCTTGAGGCCCTTCGTCGCGTCCTCGCCAAGCTCTTCGGCAAGGTAGGACATGGCCTCCGGAGTCGTTAGCCGGCGCAAGGCCGCATAATCTTCCGCCGCGTAAGCCGCCTGCAACTCCTTCAGCATCGTTTCGAACCGGTCGAGATCGCCCTGCTCGACGCCGATCTCGTCCGTCTGCGCACCCACGGCAGACGCTGACGCTGTGGTGGAGGTCGCGGCGGCGCTCGCACCGAGGCCACCCGGCCCCTCGCCGATTCTCGGAATGCGGAACGACGACGGCGCTGTTGCGGCTGCTGAAGACTGTGCCGAAGACCCTGCATAGGCCGGGCTCTGCCCACGACCCAACAGTCGCATTGCGAAGGTGACGACGAGGAAGATCAGGCCAAGCTGCAGCAGCAGTCCCAGGAAGCCGATGCCGCCGCCAAACCCGTGGCCGAGCAGCATGCCGAACAGCCCGCCCATCAGCAGACCGCCCAGCATCGAGCCGCCGAAACTGTTGAAGAAGCCGGGACGGTTTGCCGTCCGGTTCTGTGTCGTCGGGCTGGTGGCGCTCGGCGCAGTCTGCCGTGGCGTCATGGTCCGCTCGATCGGCGCAGCCGGAGTGGGCGCCGTGCGTGTTACCGGCGCGGTGGAAAAGGTCCGGCTGCCACGCGAGCCGAATCCCCCGCCGGCGCGCCGGGCGTCGGCGACGTCGACCACCGTCAACATGACCACGAGGGCGACCGCCATTATCGACAGAATACGCTGCATCTATATGCTTCCCATTACAACTCCGACCGCGTTGCGGCCACGCAAGGCGCATATAGCGCTTGCGGTGCGAGAGTTTAAGGGTTTCGGTGCGAATTATGAAAGGACGCCGTATTCATCAATCGCGACGTCATTTCCGCTTCGTTGCTTCCCGCGTCGCGATCGGCTCCGATGCGAAGGGGATAGGGGCGATGAAGCCGAGCTCCAGCAATTGCCTTGACCCGGAAAACCGGACGGAATGCTCATCTGCAAAATCGAATTCGCCGGTTTTCTGCAGGTCATTCAACATCTTGCGGTAAATGGCGGCACCGTCGAAATACTGTCCGTCGCTAACCGCCTGTTCGATCTTCTCGCGGTAATCGGAAAAGAACTTGAAGTGCAGCAACACCCCGGAAATGTCCAGGAAGTTTCTTTCGCAGGGTAGCGGCTGGTGGATGCTGACGCTAAGACTGCAATTCCTGTCCCAAAAGATCAGCGGATATTTGATGAGTTCCAGCACATGCGCGAACTTGCGCTTCCGGGGACCGCCGGTGATGCTTATGGCTCGTTTGGTATAACTGATTTCATAGCCAACGCCGTCGAAATGGTCAGCGATTTCCCACGGCATGCGATGATCGTCGGTGTCGAGCGTGGCCGAGCCGATCGGCTCGATCGGATACATGTCGAGCATGGGAGCAGCGAGGCGCTTGTCGCCCCGCCGTTCGAGTACCTGGATCAGCTTGTCGAGACGCTGATGCTCAGAGTCCTGATAGATCAGAAACTCATCGGAATCGACATTGACATACCACCTGTCCGCGCCGTAGCGGTCGAATAGGGCTTCGCGCCACTCACGACCACGGCGAGCATCGCGGTAACGCAGGGGTGAACCCCACACTTCGACGTCCGCTTGAGAAAGCAGATATTCGCGGGTCCCGTCGGATGAAACGTCATCGACACAGATGAAACGGGAAACGCCGAGCTTCCTGTAATGCGCCAGGAAGGCCGGCATCAGCTTTATGTCGTTGTGCGTATTGAAAACGAGCGGAAGATCATTCTTGGCGAGAGGTCGGGGACCGCCTTCCCGAAGGCAGACCATCGCAATCTCGCGTTTCCTTTTGCGCACTCGAGCCGTGAGCTTGTAGGTCTCATAGCGGGTCAGCAACCGGTCCAGAAGACCCCTGTGGCTTCGCCCGGACCCAGAAAGACGAAAGGGATAATGAAGATCGCCCAATATGCGCTCCAGTCGGCCGTCCACGATACGCGCGTGTACCGATATCGCCTCGAGAATTCAACTCCACACGAGCGGCACACTGACCGCTACCGCATGTGTCCTTAGTTCGTATTCGATTTAGGGACAAAAACATGCAGCAATTCAAAGTGCTGCAGCGACCTGTGCGTCTGAAAAAGACGCACGGCGCTGTAGTTATCGCATGATCCGAATCTGCCCCTCAGAACGCGAACGGATAGCGCGGCTCAAGACTCCGCGTCGCCAGCTTGAAGAAGTTCTTGATCTTCCCGGGTATGTGTTCGCGGCGATCATAGGCGTCCAGCAAGTGTGCAGATTTGCGATCCTCGTTGAAGCGGGCAACCCATTCATCGGTCACCTCGTCGCGCTGAACCGCCATCGTCGTTTCGAGCGCCCCCGGCGCGG
This DNA window, taken from Sinorhizobium fredii NGR234, encodes the following:
- a CDS encoding TIM44-like domain-containing protein, which encodes MQRILSIMAVALVVMLTVVDVADARRAGGGFGSRGSRTFSTAPVTRTAPTPAAPIERTMTPRQTAPSATSPTTQNRTANRPGFFNSFGGSMLGGLLMGGLFGMLLGHGFGGGIGFLGLLLQLGLIFLVVTFAMRLLGRGQSPAYAGSSAQSSAAATAPSSFRIPRIGEGPGGLGASAAATSTTASASAVGAQTDEIGVEQGDLDRFETMLKELQAAYAAEDYAALRRLTTPEAMSYLAEELGEDATKGLKNDVREVHLVQGDVAEAWNESGTDYATVAMRYESIDVMRDRATGRIVSGDAERPTEAVELWTFARKRGGDWQVSAIQAVEA
- a CDS encoding pentapeptide repeat-containing protein, whose product is MVLWASASAKHAGWRPSWAVKRRGIVLCLIGLTVSGLACSAAAADCKSLPGPGVDWQDCNKRQLMIGGSDLKGGNLVDTDFASTDLSGADLTAANLEKATLVRASLAGAKADKANFSRVEGYRGNFSGISAESALFVSSELQRADFSGARLTGADFEKAELGRANFGKAVVTGTRFSVANLSRADLSGAVFEGPIDFDRAFLFLTRIEGLDLSAATGLTQDQIDLACGDAATKLPAGLAAPDKWPCPPDDD
- a CDS encoding glycosyltransferase family 2 protein, with the translated sequence MLTRYETYKLTARVRKRKREIAMVCLREGGPRPLAKNDLPLVFNTHNDIKLMPAFLAHYRKLGVSRFICVDDVSSDGTREYLLSQADVEVWGSPLRYRDARRGREWREALFDRYGADRWYVNVDSDEFLIYQDSEHQRLDKLIQVLERRGDKRLAAPMLDMYPIEPIGSATLDTDDHRMPWEIADHFDGVGYEISYTKRAISITGGPRKRKFAHVLELIKYPLIFWDRNCSLSVSIHQPLPCERNFLDISGVLLHFKFFSDYREKIEQAVSDGQYFDGAAIYRKMLNDLQKTGEFDFADEHSVRFSGSRQLLELGFIAPIPFASEPIATREATKRK